Proteins found in one Seonamhaeicola sp. S2-3 genomic segment:
- the argH gene encoding argininosuccinate lyase, with protein sequence MKLWDKGISIDKKIEQFTVGNDREIDIHIAKYDVIASKAHAKMLQSIGILSTEELEQLLGGLDELASQIEDGTFVIEAQFEDVHSKIEFELTKTLGEVGKKIHTARSRNDQVLVACHLYFKENLKLIHTKTKTLFDTLLNLAETHKDKLLPGYTHLQVAMPSSFGLWFSAYAELMIDDVYLLNAALKTVDQNPLGSAAGYGSSFPIDRELTTKEMDFSTLKYNVVAAQMGRGKNERTIAAALGSLANTLSRFAMDVCLYMSQNFGFVTFPDELTTGSSIMPHKKNPDVFELIRGKCNKIQALQTEMVLITNNLPSGYHRDFQLLKENMIAAFEELKDILDIFNYAIQQVIVKDVDLNDDKYKYLFTVDNINTLVVEGQSFREAYQKIGGQVQDSTYVPDTSKQHTHVGSIHNLSLDKIRAKFPVS encoded by the coding sequence ATGAAACTCTGGGACAAAGGCATATCAATAGATAAAAAAATAGAGCAATTTACAGTAGGTAATGATAGAGAAATAGATATTCACATTGCTAAATATGATGTAATAGCATCAAAAGCACATGCTAAAATGTTGCAAAGTATAGGTATTCTATCTACTGAAGAATTAGAACAACTCTTAGGAGGGTTAGATGAGTTAGCATCTCAAATAGAAGATGGTACCTTTGTTATAGAAGCACAGTTTGAAGATGTACACTCTAAAATTGAGTTTGAGTTAACCAAAACTTTGGGTGAAGTTGGAAAAAAAATCCATACCGCACGCTCTAGAAACGATCAGGTTTTAGTGGCGTGTCATTTATATTTCAAAGAAAATTTAAAGCTTATTCATACCAAAACAAAAACACTTTTTGATACACTTTTAAATTTAGCTGAAACTCACAAAGACAAGCTATTACCAGGTTATACGCATTTGCAAGTGGCAATGCCATCATCATTTGGTTTATGGTTTTCGGCGTATGCTGAATTAATGATTGATGATGTGTATCTACTTAATGCCGCTTTAAAAACGGTAGACCAAAACCCATTAGGTTCTGCAGCGGGTTACGGAAGTTCTTTTCCTATTGATAGGGAATTAACTACCAAAGAAATGGACTTTTCAACCTTAAAATACAATGTAGTAGCTGCACAAATGGGACGTGGAAAAAATGAACGTACCATTGCTGCTGCTTTAGGTAGTTTAGCAAATACATTGTCTCGATTTGCTATGGATGTTTGTTTGTATATGAGTCAGAATTTTGGATTTGTTACCTTTCCAGATGAATTAACCACAGGCAGTAGTATTATGCCTCATAAAAAGAACCCAGATGTATTTGAATTGATACGTGGTAAATGTAATAAGATACAAGCGCTTCAAACAGAAATGGTGTTAATTACCAATAATTTACCTAGTGGTTATCATAGAGATTTTCAATTATTAAAAGAAAATATGATTGCTGCTTTTGAAGAGCTAAAAGATATTTTAGATATTTTCAACTATGCTATTCAACAAGTAATTGTTAAAGATGTTGATTTAAACGATGATAAATACAAATATTTATTTACGGTTGATAATATTAATACTTTGGTTGTTGAAGGTCAGAGTTTTAGAGAAGCCTATCAAAAAATAGGCGGACAAGTGCAAGATAGTACCTATGTTCCTGATACATCAAAACAACATACACATGTTGGCAGTATTCATAATTTGAGCCTAGATAAAATTAGAGCTAAATTTCCAGTATCTTAA
- a CDS encoding cellulose synthase family protein: MILETIIIVIYTIAILLIFMYALAQLNLLFNYVSAKRKDNEPKLNLSDPNQIPYVTIQLPVYNEMYVMERLLNNIAKIDYPKDKLEIQVLDDSTDETVQSTAAHIKKLQQTGLDIQHITRTNRVGFKAGALKEGLKTAKGEFIAIFDSDFLPKSDWLKRTVTYFKDEKVGVVQTRWGHINRNYSLLTRIQAFALDAHFTLEQVGRNSKGHFINFNGTAGIWRKACIIDAGNWEGDTLTEDLDLSYRAQLKNWKFKYLEDVETPAELPVVISAARSQQFRWNKGGAENFRKMLWRVLKSKNISAKTKIHGLLHLLNSTMFLNILIVAILSIPMLYIKNEYAHLKQYFLVMSFFVLSTVIFFICYWIMYRNIYGKGIKNFMGYIGMFFMFFSIAMGFSLHNSIAVLEGHLGKKSAFVRTPKFNISNLKDSWKNNKYIRKKLSANVIFEGALMIYFGFGMYSAFIVGDQGGDFGLFPFHAMLCAGFGYVFFKSIASKV; encoded by the coding sequence ATGATTTTAGAAACCATCATCATTGTTATTTACACCATTGCCATCTTACTAATCTTTATGTATGCTTTGGCGCAATTAAACCTGCTATTTAATTATGTTTCCGCAAAGCGAAAAGACAATGAGCCAAAACTGAATTTATCAGACCCTAATCAAATTCCATACGTAACAATTCAGCTTCCTGTGTATAACGAAATGTACGTTATGGAACGTTTATTAAATAATATTGCAAAAATAGATTATCCAAAAGACAAGCTTGAAATTCAAGTTTTAGACGACTCTACCGATGAAACTGTACAATCTACAGCTGCACATATTAAAAAACTACAACAAACTGGTTTAGATATTCAACATATTACTAGAACTAATCGTGTAGGATTTAAGGCGGGGGCTTTAAAAGAAGGCTTAAAAACAGCTAAAGGTGAATTTATAGCTATTTTTGATTCCGATTTTTTACCAAAATCAGATTGGTTAAAACGTACTGTAACTTATTTTAAAGATGAAAAAGTTGGAGTTGTACAAACCCGTTGGGGGCATATAAACAGAAATTATTCTTTATTAACAAGAATACAAGCTTTTGCTTTAGATGCTCATTTTACTTTAGAACAAGTAGGAAGAAATAGCAAAGGGCATTTTATTAATTTTAATGGTACAGCAGGTATTTGGCGAAAAGCATGCATTATTGATGCTGGCAACTGGGAAGGAGACACCCTAACTGAAGATTTAGATTTAAGCTACCGTGCGCAACTTAAAAACTGGAAATTCAAATATTTAGAAGATGTTGAAACTCCTGCAGAGTTACCAGTTGTTATTAGTGCTGCTCGCTCTCAACAGTTTAGATGGAATAAAGGTGGTGCCGAAAATTTCAGAAAAATGCTTTGGCGTGTTTTAAAAAGCAAGAATATTTCTGCTAAAACTAAAATTCATGGTCTCTTACATTTACTTAATAGTACCATGTTTTTAAACATATTAATTGTTGCTATTCTTAGCATTCCTATGCTTTATATTAAAAATGAATACGCTCACTTAAAACAGTACTTTTTGGTAATGAGCTTCTTTGTTTTAAGTACCGTTATCTTCTTTATTTGTTACTGGATTATGTACAGAAACATTTATGGCAAAGGCATAAAAAACTTTATGGGCTACATTGGTATGTTTTTCATGTTTTTTTCAATAGCTATGGGCTTTTCTTTACATAACTCTATTGCTGTTTTAGAAGGACATTTAGGTAAAAAAAGTGCCTTTGTAAGAACTCCAAAATTTAATATTAGCAACTTAAAAGACTCCTGGAAAAACAATAAATACATTAGAAAAAAACTTTCAGCTAATGTTATTTTTGAAGGTGCTCTTATGATTTACTTTGGCTTTGGTATGTATAGTGCCTTTATTGTAGGAGACCAAGGTGGTGATTTTGGACTATTTCCATTCCACGCTATGTTATGTGCCGGTTTTGGTTATGTGTTTTTTAAATCTATCGCTTCAAAAGTTTAA
- a CDS encoding glycosyltransferase family 2 protein — translation MPIIKVIIPAYNEGDSIGKVIKDIPEIVDEIIVVSNNSSDLTEINAKKAGATVLTENRKGYGYACLKGMNYIAKNTPKPDVIVFLDGDYSDYPEELTKIVAPIINDNIDFVIGARTKHLRESGSMTKPQIFGNWLATMLMKLMFGSKFTDLGPFRAIKYDKLLALKMEDKTYGWTVEMQLKALKQKLTYIEIPVNYRNRIGVSKVSGTIKGAIFAGIKILGWIFKYSFK, via the coding sequence ATGCCCATAATAAAAGTCATCATTCCTGCTTATAACGAAGGAGATTCCATTGGAAAAGTTATTAAAGATATTCCTGAAATTGTTGACGAAATTATTGTTGTTAGTAATAATTCATCAGACCTCACAGAAATTAATGCTAAAAAAGCAGGTGCTACTGTTTTAACCGAAAACAGAAAGGGATACGGATACGCATGTTTAAAGGGCATGAATTATATTGCTAAAAACACTCCTAAACCTGATGTTATTGTTTTTTTAGACGGTGATTATTCTGATTACCCTGAAGAACTCACCAAAATTGTTGCTCCCATTATAAACGATAATATTGATTTTGTAATTGGTGCACGTACAAAACATTTAAGAGAATCTGGTTCTATGACCAAACCTCAAATTTTTGGTAATTGGCTAGCCACCATGCTTATGAAACTTATGTTTGGTTCAAAATTTACAGACTTAGGTCCCTTTAGAGCTATAAAATACGATAAACTTTTAGCTCTGAAAATGGAAGACAAAACCTACGGTTGGACGGTAGAAATGCAACTTAAAGCTTTAAAACAAAAACTAACATATATTGAAATTCCTGTAAATTACAGAAATAGAATTGGAGTATCTAAAGTTTCTGGCACAATAAAAGGTGCTATATTTGCAGGCATAAAAATATTGGGTTGGATATTTAAATACAGTTTTAAATAA
- a CDS encoding 4Fe-4S binding protein has translation MDKHSSFAISNPHKVTLDNIQKLGLWLGISGLLILVLATLNVHLEPKNIFVLVSIGFILIGTTVYARRTYLKQPSGIKNNHVWFKSLTNRSVLGWSVGIILTLFYVLLYWFPKFLGLGINGEPNSGLIVMFDSISMFFKEQPASQWFVYGTLYTLAILALGIKFMYKYRHNQYQLIRTTVVIISQLFLAYLIPEILEGLNSETPYFAKDIKNMWPLNYYFFESWHLDNMLNGGTLGMFYLVVGIFMFLVFTPIITYFVGKRWYCSWICGCGGLAETAGDPFRHLSSKKLSAWKLERWLIHSVMVFIFIVTVVVLYGYFTGSGEFLGLSIYNYFSKPYGFLIGAMFSGVIGVGFYPMLGNRVWCRFGCPLAGYMGIIQRFKSRFRITTNGGQCISCGNCSTYCEQGIDVRAYAQKGENIVRASCVGCGICSAVCPRGVLKLENGPEKGRINPTDVLLGNDVDLMNLVNNKTSKF, from the coding sequence ATGGATAAGCATTCAAGTTTTGCAATATCAAACCCTCATAAAGTAACCTTAGATAATATTCAAAAATTAGGTTTATGGTTAGGAATAAGTGGTTTATTAATACTTGTATTAGCCACTCTTAATGTTCATTTAGAACCCAAAAATATTTTTGTTTTAGTGTCTATAGGATTTATTTTAATAGGCACAACAGTTTATGCCAGAAGAACCTATTTAAAACAACCTTCAGGAATAAAAAACAACCATGTTTGGTTTAAATCGCTAACCAATCGTAGTGTATTAGGATGGTCCGTTGGAATTATCCTAACATTATTCTATGTGCTATTATACTGGTTTCCAAAATTTTTAGGATTAGGAATAAATGGCGAACCTAATTCAGGACTCATTGTTATGTTTGATAGTATAAGCATGTTTTTTAAAGAGCAACCAGCAAGCCAATGGTTTGTATACGGTACTTTATACACCTTAGCCATTTTGGCTTTAGGCATCAAATTCATGTATAAATACCGTCATAACCAATACCAACTAATACGCACAACAGTTGTAATTATCTCGCAATTATTCTTGGCTTATTTAATTCCTGAAATTTTAGAAGGCTTAAATTCTGAAACCCCATATTTTGCCAAAGACATTAAAAACATGTGGCCTTTAAACTACTATTTTTTTGAATCTTGGCACCTAGATAATATGCTAAACGGAGGCACTTTAGGCATGTTCTATTTGGTTGTAGGTATTTTTATGTTTTTGGTTTTTACACCAATTATCACCTATTTTGTTGGAAAACGCTGGTACTGCTCATGGATATGTGGTTGTGGTGGTTTAGCAGAAACTGCCGGAGATCCTTTTAGGCATTTATCATCAAAAAAATTATCAGCTTGGAAACTAGAACGCTGGTTAATTCACAGTGTCATGGTTTTTATTTTTATTGTAACCGTAGTAGTTCTTTATGGTTACTTTACAGGAAGCGGAGAATTCTTAGGATTAAGCATTTACAACTACTTTAGCAAACCTTACGGATTTTTAATTGGCGCCATGTTTTCTGGAGTTATTGGGGTTGGCTTTTATCCTATGCTGGGTAATAGAGTTTGGTGTCGTTTTGGTTGCCCATTAGCTGGTTACATGGGTATCATCCAACGCTTTAAATCTAGATTTAGAATTACCACCAACGGAGGACAGTGTATTTCTTGCGGAAACTGTTCAACCTATTGCGAGCAAGGAATTGATGTGCGCGCTTATGCTCAAAAAGGTGAAAATATAGTACGCGCCAGTTGTGTAGGATGTGGCATTTGTTCTGCTGTTTGCCCTAGAGGTGTATTAAAATTAGAAAACGGACCAGAAAAAGGTCGTATCAACCCAACTGATGTTTTATTAGGTAATGATGTAGATTTAATGAATTTGGTAAATAATAAAACTTCTAAATTTTAA
- a CDS encoding NAD(P)/FAD-dependent oxidoreductase — protein sequence MEHIVIIGNGISGVTAARHIRKLSDKKITIISAETDYFFSRTALMYVYMGHMKFEHTQPYENWFWKKNRIELKKGYVTRVDTKQKTLHFINNDTLQYDKLIIATGSKPNKFGWPGQDLDGVMGMYHKQDLESLEKFAPNNNVCKRAVIVGGGLIGIELAEMLHSRHIPVTFLVRESSFWNKVLPKQESEMINKEIISNGIDLRLGVNLKEIKPDENGKVKSIVIAETGEEIPCNVVGLTAGVSPNIDFIKDSEIETNHGVKVNRYLETNIPDVYAIGDCAEQHEAIGNRRPIEAVWYTGRMMGETVAQTICKNRIPYKPGHWFNSAKFFDIEYQTYGWIWAEPKENEARFYWQHESEKKCIHISFDKNTKEFIGINCLGIRMRHEYFDKALTEKRTVNYVLEHLADANFDPEFYKLHEPEIVAKFNNEHGTNIHLKKKSWKRIFNLTN from the coding sequence ATGGAGCATATTGTCATTATTGGAAACGGAATTTCTGGTGTAACAGCAGCTAGACACATACGTAAATTATCTGATAAAAAAATCACTATTATTTCTGCCGAAACAGATTATTTCTTTTCTCGTACTGCCCTTATGTATGTATATATGGGGCATATGAAATTTGAACATACCCAACCCTATGAAAATTGGTTTTGGAAAAAAAACAGAATTGAATTAAAAAAAGGGTACGTTACAAGGGTAGACACTAAACAAAAAACGCTTCACTTTATAAATAATGACACCTTACAGTATGATAAACTAATAATAGCTACAGGTAGCAAACCCAATAAATTTGGGTGGCCTGGGCAAGATTTAGATGGTGTTATGGGCATGTACCACAAACAAGATTTAGAAAGTCTTGAAAAATTTGCCCCTAATAACAACGTTTGCAAGAGAGCCGTAATTGTTGGTGGTGGTTTAATTGGAATTGAATTAGCTGAAATGCTTCATTCCAGACATATTCCTGTTACTTTTTTAGTAAGAGAAAGCAGCTTTTGGAACAAAGTTTTGCCCAAACAGGAATCTGAAATGATAAACAAAGAAATTATTAGCAATGGGATTGATTTGCGTTTAGGGGTTAATCTAAAAGAAATAAAACCCGATGAAAACGGAAAGGTTAAATCTATTGTCATTGCTGAAACCGGAGAAGAAATTCCATGCAATGTGGTTGGATTAACTGCTGGTGTTTCTCCTAATATTGATTTCATTAAAGATTCTGAAATTGAAACCAATCACGGTGTAAAAGTTAATAGATACTTAGAAACTAACATCCCAGATGTATATGCTATTGGTGATTGTGCAGAACAACATGAAGCAATAGGAAACAGAAGACCCATAGAAGCCGTTTGGTACACAGGAAGAATGATGGGAGAAACTGTGGCACAAACCATTTGCAAAAATAGAATACCATACAAACCAGGGCACTGGTTTAACTCTGCCAAATTTTTTGATATTGAGTATCAAACTTACGGTTGGATTTGGGCAGAACCTAAAGAAAATGAAGCTCGATTTTATTGGCAGCATGAAAGTGAAAAAAAATGCATTCATATAAGCTTTGATAAAAACACTAAAGAATTTATTGGTATAAATTGTTTAGGAATTAGAATGCGGCATGAGTATTTTGATAAAGCATTAACAGAAAAAAGAACTGTAAATTATGTTTTAGAACATTTAGCTGATGCCAATTTTGACCCAGAATTCTATAAACTTCATGAACCCGAAATAGTAGCTAAATTCAATAACGAACATGGTACTAACATACATTTAAAAAAGAAAAGTTGGAAACGTATTTTTAACCTAACAAACTGA
- a CDS encoding DUF547 domain-containing protein — MKKILIIALLTFGLKGTAQTANSFFESANTFFKTYVTNGKVAYDKIHKNPEDLNKIIALAQAVNVSKNNANMYQAFWINAYNLSVIKGIIDNFPTNSPLANAGFFDKVKHNIGGKNITLNDIEHKLLRDQFNDARFHFVLVCGAIGCPPLISEAYLPSTLNTQMDTQTKKAMNGDFLMVNIKKKRVEVSQIMEWYKEDFTMNGTTEIDFINKYRTEKIPANFKIKYVEYNWQLNKQ, encoded by the coding sequence ATGAAAAAAATACTAATTATAGCACTATTAACTTTTGGTTTAAAAGGAACAGCACAAACAGCCAATAGCTTTTTTGAAAGTGCCAATACATTTTTTAAAACCTATGTAACTAATGGCAAAGTTGCTTATGATAAAATACATAAAAACCCTGAAGATTTAAATAAAATTATAGCATTAGCACAGGCAGTAAACGTATCAAAAAACAATGCAAATATGTATCAAGCATTTTGGATTAACGCTTATAATCTTTCAGTAATAAAAGGTATAATAGATAATTTTCCAACCAATTCGCCATTAGCAAATGCTGGTTTTTTTGATAAAGTTAAACACAATATTGGCGGAAAAAATATAACGCTAAATGATATAGAGCACAAATTATTACGTGACCAATTTAATGATGCTCGTTTTCATTTTGTATTAGTTTGTGGTGCCATTGGTTGCCCGCCATTAATTAGTGAAGCGTATTTGCCTTCTACGTTAAATACACAAATGGATACGCAAACAAAGAAAGCTATGAATGGTGATTTTTTAATGGTGAATATTAAAAAGAAACGTGTAGAGGTATCACAAATAATGGAGTGGTACAAAGAAGATTTTACTATGAATGGCACTACTGAAATAGACTTTATAAATAAGTACAGAACCGAAAAAATACCAGCTAATTTCAAAATAAAATACGTTGAGTATAACTGGCAACTTAATAAACAATAA
- a CDS encoding glycoside hydrolase TIM-barrel-like domain-containing protein, protein MKTYKLLILLLLLQSCTAQVEKINGVSFVASRNALNETHVNPVVKLNANYAAVMPFGFVKSLNSTTLTYNTNRQWFGETAKGVKQYVETLQKHHIKIMIKPQIWVWHGEFTGFIKMTSEENWKAFETSYSKFILEYAALAEEVNADIFCIGTELETFIKNRPNFWFQLIKKIKTVYKGKLTYAANWDEFKRTPFWGELDFIGIDAYFPVSDVKTPTFEDALKGWNNHLPEIIAKQKVFNKPVLFTEFGYRSVDFSGREPWKSERSIQGVNLEAQVNATKALFETFWHKEWFAGGFVWKWFVNHEQVGGAQNHMFTPQNKPAEKLISTYFKKFE, encoded by the coding sequence ATGAAAACATATAAGCTCCTAATTTTATTGCTGTTGCTACAATCTTGCACAGCACAAGTTGAAAAAATAAATGGTGTTAGTTTTGTGGCATCTAGAAATGCTCTGAATGAAACACATGTAAATCCGGTTGTAAAACTAAATGCTAATTATGCGGCTGTAATGCCTTTTGGCTTTGTAAAAAGTTTAAACAGTACAACGTTAACCTATAATACCAATAGGCAATGGTTTGGTGAAACCGCAAAAGGTGTAAAACAATATGTTGAAACACTACAAAAACACCATATAAAAATAATGATAAAACCTCAAATTTGGGTTTGGCATGGTGAGTTTACGGGGTTTATTAAAATGACTTCGGAAGAAAATTGGAAGGCTTTTGAAACATCATATTCAAAATTTATTTTAGAATACGCCGCTTTAGCTGAAGAGGTAAATGCCGATATTTTTTGTATTGGAACAGAATTAGAAACATTTATAAAAAACAGGCCTAACTTTTGGTTTCAACTTATAAAAAAAATTAAAACGGTTTACAAAGGAAAATTAACCTATGCAGCCAATTGGGATGAGTTTAAACGCACACCGTTTTGGGGTGAATTAGATTTTATAGGTATTGATGCTTATTTTCCTGTAAGCGATGTTAAAACGCCAACTTTTGAAGATGCTTTGAAAGGTTGGAATAACCATTTGCCAGAAATTATAGCAAAGCAAAAGGTATTTAATAAACCTGTTTTATTTACAGAGTTTGGTTACCGAAGCGTAGATTTTTCAGGTAGAGAACCATGGAAAAGTGAACGAAGCATACAAGGCGTTAATTTAGAGGCACAAGTAAATGCCACAAAAGCACTTTTTGAAACTTTTTGGCATAAAGAGTGGTTTGCAGGTGGTTTTGTTTGGAAATGGTTTGTAAACCATGAGCAAGTTGGCGGAGCGCAAAACCATATGTTTACACCGCAAAACAAACCTGCAGAAAAATTAATAAGTACATATTTTAAAAAATTCGAATGA
- a CDS encoding POTRA domain-containing protein, with amino-acid sequence MRCFLVLCVLFFCAKISAQGHVNNVTIQGNKRLKAAFVKKISTVKAGGVLDSLQLNQDTEFLKRLPSVSHAYYQVFKTETGNYNVVFNIEESFTLIPSPSIYTTNNGEFAFRIGLTEFNLFGQNIGLGAFYQHDIYDSYAINFRAPFLFSNKLGLAINLQDLTTLEPVFFNNSSADYRYNNESVEVLGLYKINFKNRIEFGATYFSEDYDYVAGVTSSTVPQSLEVNKWLAKLIYEYNNLSYHYQYVSGFRSLFNFQYVTATNSELPNFFITWNDFFYFKRVGKKGNWANRMRVGLSQNDNTPFAPFSVDNNINIRGVGNTIDRGTGAIVFNTEYRHTLIDKKNVALQSNIFVDSGTWRNPGGALSDFTNSDNVKVYSGLGLRFIHKKIFNAVFRIDYGFGLTQNASQGLVFGIGQYF; translated from the coding sequence ATGAGGTGTTTTCTTGTATTATGCGTATTGTTTTTTTGTGCTAAAATTAGCGCACAAGGACATGTTAATAATGTAACAATACAAGGTAATAAAAGGCTTAAAGCAGCTTTTGTTAAAAAGATAAGCACAGTTAAAGCTGGTGGAGTGTTAGATTCTTTACAGCTAAACCAAGATACGGAGTTTTTAAAAAGATTGCCATCAGTATCACACGCCTATTATCAGGTTTTTAAAACTGAAACAGGTAATTATAATGTTGTTTTTAATATTGAAGAAAGCTTCACTTTAATACCTTCACCCAGTATTTATACTACAAATAATGGCGAATTTGCCTTTAGAATAGGGCTTACAGAGTTTAATTTATTCGGTCAAAATATTGGTTTAGGAGCTTTTTATCAGCATGATATTTATGATTCTTATGCTATAAATTTTAGAGCCCCATTTTTATTCTCAAATAAATTAGGCTTAGCTATAAATTTACAAGATTTAACAACTTTAGAGCCTGTATTTTTTAATAACAGTTCTGCAGATTATAGGTATAATAATGAGTCTGTTGAGGTTTTAGGGCTTTATAAAATTAATTTTAAAAACAGGATTGAGTTTGGTGCAACCTATTTTAGTGAAGATTATGATTACGTTGCTGGTGTAACAAGTAGTACGGTACCACAAAGCTTAGAAGTAAATAAATGGTTAGCAAAGTTAATTTATGAATACAATAATTTAAGCTATCATTACCAATATGTTTCTGGGTTTAGAAGTTTGTTTAACTTTCAGTACGTTACAGCAACCAATAGTGAACTGCCTAATTTTTTTATTACTTGGAATGACTTTTTCTATTTTAAACGCGTAGGCAAAAAAGGCAATTGGGCAAACAGAATGCGCGTTGGCTTATCACAAAATGATAATACACCTTTTGCACCTTTTTCAGTAGATAATAATATAAACATTAGAGGTGTTGGTAACACCATTGATAGAGGTACAGGCGCTATAGTTTTTAATACAGAATATCGGCATACTTTAATTGATAAAAAAAATGTGGCCCTACAAAGTAATATATTTGTAGATAGTGGTACATGGCGTAACCCAGGCGGTGCATTAAGTGATTTTACAAACAGTGATAATGTTAAAGTATATTCTGGGTTAGGGCTCAGGTTTATTCATAAAAAAATATTTAATGCGGTTTTTAGAATAGACTATGGTTTTGGGCTCACCCAAAATGCTTCACAAGGGCTTGTGTTTGGTATTGGTCAATATTTTTAA
- a CDS encoding metallophosphoesterase family protein: MARIIAIGDIHGGLQALIQVLNKIEIKEEDTLIFVGDYVDGWSESAQVIQFLIELSKKINCVFIKGNHDIWAEEWLRSGEVPPTWYIHGGKETIESYEGFSEEDKTKHLEFFEKMKSYYIDDENRLFLHAGFTSMHGVEKEVFKQTLHFDRTLWEMALTMDKEIHENSELYPKRLKHYKEIYIGHTPTTNFNSDVPMQAINVWNIDTGAAFKGKVSAIDIDTKEFWQSDNLPDLYPNETGRNK; the protein is encoded by the coding sequence ATGGCACGCATTATTGCAATAGGAGATATTCACGGAGGTTTACAGGCTTTAATTCAGGTATTAAATAAAATAGAAATAAAAGAAGAGGACACCCTTATTTTTGTAGGCGATTATGTTGATGGTTGGAGTGAGTCTGCCCAAGTTATTCAGTTTTTAATAGAGTTATCTAAAAAAATAAATTGTGTTTTTATAAAAGGAAACCATGATATATGGGCAGAAGAATGGTTAAGAAGCGGAGAGGTGCCTCCAACTTGGTATATTCATGGTGGTAAAGAAACCATAGAGAGTTATGAAGGTTTTTCAGAAGAAGATAAAACCAAGCATTTGGAGTTTTTTGAAAAAATGAAAAGCTACTACATTGATGATGAAAATAGGTTGTTTTTGCATGCAGGCTTTACCTCAATGCATGGTGTTGAAAAGGAAGTGTTTAAACAAACCTTGCATTTTGATAGAACCCTTTGGGAAATGGCTTTAACTATGGATAAAGAAATTCATGAAAACTCAGAATTATACCCTAAGCGATTAAAACATTATAAAGAAATTTATATTGGTCATACACCTACTACTAATTTTAATTCAGATGTTCCAATGCAAGCCATTAATGTTTGGAATATTGATACGGGAGCAGCTTTTAAAGGTAAAGTATCTGCTATAGATATTGATACAAAAGAGTTTTGGCAAAGTGATAATTTACCAGATTTGTACCCCAATGAAACGGGTAGGAATAAATAA